CGGCGCCCCGACCTGACACGGGAACCAGTGATTTGTCATGATGCGACCCGTGACCCCCACCCTGCGTGCCAAGTCAGACGCCGTCGCCGTCAAGGCGGCGGACGCCGCGCGCGCCGCCCTGACCGAGGAGGTCGACGCGGCGGACGTCGGCGAGCACCTCGGCCACGTCGTCGAGGGGGAGCGGCTGGTCACCCACCTGTTCGCCTGCACGCGGCGCGGCTACCGCGGCTGGCACTGGGCGGTGACCGTGGCCCGGGCGAGCCGCCAGCGCAACGTCACCGTCGACGAGGTCGTCCTCGTCCCGGGTGACGAGGCGATCGTGGCGCCTGCGTGGATCCCCTACAAGGAGCGCGTGCAGCCGGGCGACCTGTCCCCGGGCGACCTGATGCCCGTCCCCGACGACGACCCGCGGTTGGTGCCGACGTACTCCTTCGGCGACGACCCGCTCGACAGCGACGACAAGGCCCAGGTGCGCCAGGTCGCCCAGGACCTCGGCCTGGGCCGGGTGCGGACGCTCTCGGTGGAGGGGCGCGACCTCGCGGCCGAGCGCTGGTACGACGGCGACGGCGGCCCCGAGGCGCCGCTGGCCAAGTCGGCGCCCGACGTCTGCTCCACCTGCGGCTTCCTGGTCCGCATCGCGGGTCCGCTGTCGCTGACCTTCGGTGTCTGCGCCAACGGCAACGCCAACGACGACGGTCGTGTCGTCTCGCTCGACCACGGCTGCGGCGCCCACTCCGAGGTGCAGATCGCCAAGAAGCACGAGCCGGTCCCGCTGCCGCCGCCGGTCCTCGACACGGTCGGCGTGGACGAGCTCGACCCGCTCTAGGTCCCGGCGCGGCCGAGCAGCCACACGGCGTACTCGTCGCTTGGCGGGTGCAGCTCGTAGCTGCCGGCGCGCAGCTCGACCTGGAGGCCGACCGCCTCGACGTCCCCGACGAACTCCTCCGGCGGGTAGTGGCGCGCCCGGGTCGGCGTCTCGCGCAGGTGGAACCCGACCAGGACGCGGCCACCGGGGGCGAGCAGGTCGCGCATCCTGCCGAGCACGATCCGCTCGGTGCCCTCGGCGAGGTAGACCATGACGTTCCCGACCGCCACCACCAGGTCGTACGCCGTGGGGTGGCCCTCGCCGGCCAGCAGCTCGGGCGTCGTCTGGACCAGGTCGGCCCCCACCACCGGCACCGCGGGCCACGCCTCGCGCGACTGGGCCACGAGGGCGGCGTCGGCCTCGACCCCCACGACCCGGTGCCCGCGCGCCTGGAGTGCCGCGGCGACCCGTCCCATGCCCGACCCCGCGTCGAGGACCGTCGCGCCGCGGGGGAGGAGGGCGTCGGCCAGCCTGGCCTCGCCGTCCACGTCGCGCCCGGCGGCGATCAGGTCGGCGAAGGCGCGTCCGTAGGCGTGCCCGCCCGCGCCGCCGGCCAGCTGCCAGCGGGTCGGCGGAGCGTCACTCATCGGTGTCGGCGGCGAGCTCCGCGCGGGCACGCCGGCGGCGACGGCAGTACTCCAGGCCGCACAGGCCCAGGCCGAAGCCCGCGAGGCAGGTCCAGAGCCACCAGAGGTTCCCGTCCCCCTCGAGGCGGCCGTAGAAGGGGAGCAGCGCGAGGAACCCGAGCAGCCACAACGCGGAGCCGACCTCGACGGTGCGGACGCCGTCGACGTCCAGGGGCTCGACGTCGGCGACGATGTAGGTGCGGTTGCCGATCTCGTGCTTCATCGGCTGGTCGTCGCGGAGCTCCACGTCCGCCACGATATCCCGGCTGCCCGGCAGGTCACCCGCAGGACGGGCCCGCGCTCTGACATGCTGCCGCCGTGAGCGAGAAGACCGACCCCGGCCCGGCCACCGGCACCCGATCCTCCCGTGGTGGGCTGGACGGGTTCTTCAAGATCTCCGAGCGCGGCTCGACCGTGGAGCGCGAGGTCCGCGGTGGCGTCGTCACGTTCCTGACGATGGCCTACATCATCGTGCTCAACCCGATCATCCTGCTGGGTGGCGTCGACATGAACGGCGACCTCCTCGCCGGCGGCGACTTCGCAGCGATCAGCGCCGCGACGGCGCTCGCCGCGGGCGTGCTCACGCTGCTCATGGGCGTGGTCGCCAACTACCCGCTCGCGCTGGCGACCGGGCTGGGCCTCAACGCGTTCGTCACCTTCTCCATCGCCAGCCAGATGACCTGGGCCGACGCGATGGGCCTGGTCGTGATCGAGGGCCTGATCATCCTGGTGCTGGTGCTCACCGGCTTCCGCGAGGCCGTGTTCCGCGCCGTCCCGGCACAGCTCAAGATCGCGATCTCGGTGGGGATCGGGCTGTTCCTCACGATCATCGGGCTCGTGGACGCCGGCTTCGTACGCCGGATCCCGGACGTCGCCAACACCACCGTGCCCGTGCAGCTCGGCCCGACCGGCCAGCTGGCCGGCTGGCCGGTCGCGATCTT
This genomic interval from Nocardioides euryhalodurans contains the following:
- a CDS encoding DUF3027 domain-containing protein — translated: MRPVTPTLRAKSDAVAVKAADAARAALTEEVDAADVGEHLGHVVEGERLVTHLFACTRRGYRGWHWAVTVARASRQRNVTVDEVVLVPGDEAIVAPAWIPYKERVQPGDLSPGDLMPVPDDDPRLVPTYSFGDDPLDSDDKAQVRQVAQDLGLGRVRTLSVEGRDLAAERWYDGDGGPEAPLAKSAPDVCSTCGFLVRIAGPLSLTFGVCANGNANDDGRVVSLDHGCGAHSEVQIAKKHEPVPLPPPVLDTVGVDELDPL
- a CDS encoding class I SAM-dependent methyltransferase; its protein translation is MSDAPPTRWQLAGGAGGHAYGRAFADLIAAGRDVDGEARLADALLPRGATVLDAGSGMGRVAAALQARGHRVVGVEADAALVAQSREAWPAVPVVGADLVQTTPELLAGEGHPTAYDLVVAVGNVMVYLAEGTERIVLGRMRDLLAPGGRVLVGFHLRETPTRARHYPPEEFVGDVEAVGLQVELRAGSYELHPPSDEYAVWLLGRAGT
- a CDS encoding DUF2530 domain-containing protein, which encodes MELRDDQPMKHEIGNRTYIVADVEPLDVDGVRTVEVGSALWLLGFLALLPFYGRLEGDGNLWWLWTCLAGFGLGLCGLEYCRRRRRARAELAADTDE